In a genomic window of Variovorax paradoxus:
- a CDS encoding iron dicitrate transport regulator FecR, with the protein MQEELDTAIGLLNASRRVVVFSGAGLSRASGIPTYRDADGLWMQQNAIQFSHAEDLARDPAGFTKFWGQRLAVIEEAVPNPGHRALAALQRLRPATRLITQNVDGLLTQAGCVDVLELHGNLRRWRCDRCGNRHGPWPFHRCLRCGGHARPDVVMFGEMLNPGVLMDAQEASVECDLFLLVGSTAVVYPAADLPVLAMGRGAALITLNLEPVGHLDDRARVVLRGASEVLLPLMVEGLKGG; encoded by the coding sequence ATGCAAGAAGAGTTGGACACGGCAATCGGCCTGCTGAACGCAAGCCGGCGCGTCGTCGTTTTTTCCGGCGCGGGGCTGTCGCGCGCCTCGGGCATCCCGACCTACCGGGACGCCGATGGGCTGTGGATGCAGCAGAACGCGATCCAGTTCTCGCATGCGGAGGACCTGGCGCGCGATCCGGCGGGCTTCACGAAGTTCTGGGGGCAGCGGCTGGCCGTGATCGAGGAGGCTGTTCCGAATCCGGGGCATCGGGCGCTGGCTGCGTTGCAGCGGTTGCGGCCGGCGACGCGGCTGATCACGCAGAACGTCGACGGGCTGCTGACGCAGGCGGGGTGTGTCGACGTGCTGGAGCTGCATGGGAATCTGCGGCGGTGGCGCTGCGATCGGTGCGGGAATCGGCATGGGCCGTGGCCCTTTCATCGCTGCCTGCGGTGTGGGGGGCATGCGCGGCCGGATGTGGTGATGTTTGGGGAGATGCTGAATCCGGGGGTGTTGATGGATGCGCAGGAGGCTTCTGTCGAGTGCGATCTGTTCTTGCTCGTGGGGAGTACGGCTGTGGTTTATCCGGCGGCGGATTTGCCTGTGTTGGCGATGGGGCGGGGGGCTGCTTTGATCACGCTGAATCTCGAGCCTGTTGGGCATCTGGATGATCGGGCGCGTGTCGTGTTGAGGGGGGCTTCGGAAGTCTTGTTGCCGTTGATGGTGGAGGGGTTGAAGGGGGGGTGA
- a CDS encoding YbdD/YjiX family protein produces MARSIRQSLRLMVGMPDYDVYLSHMAATHPDRPPMSYEAFFRERLEARYGAGKGRCC; encoded by the coding sequence ATCGCGCGCTCGATCCGGCAGTCGCTGCGGCTGATGGTCGGCATGCCCGACTACGACGTCTACCTGAGCCACATGGCGGCCACGCATCCCGACCGGCCGCCGATGAGCTACGAGGCCTTCTTCCGCGAGCGGCTCGAGGCGCGCTACGGCGCGGGCAAGGGGCGCTGTTGCTGA
- a CDS encoding DUF1835 domain-containing protein: MSNTPRDTHRASARSGHISLEQQRKRAKELLERLADGSALVPPFLLSRRNAAAPRLADAQWLIARELGFASWPQLKAHVDAVDFAAAHPGFVADDEAGTQHWRCGNDIAHTLQLAGFRGAFHMFADPLCMGPVPEQPEATFIETRSAFVAEAFDLPLDDARGRMRGEYEALARLPDASRAVLWCEADAYDQLFLIAVLARLERLPAKLELIEIDRVPGVDRFIGIGQLAPAVLAWLWPRRRPIDAPALELARSAWHAYRSSSPEAWADIAHRETPALPFLAPALRRQLQELPALRDGLSLTERLVLRTIDEHGRLLFGQVYAELNEHREPLPFLGDLMFHALVRPLIDAADPLVVESDAQRDWPQRPLELTTLGRRVLAGETYWIDHASHERWIGGVRIEPRKAHWAIDDALRPVWRAEPR, from the coding sequence ATGTCCAACACCCCTCGCGACACCCATCGCGCCTCGGCCCGCAGCGGCCACATCAGCCTCGAGCAGCAGCGCAAGCGCGCCAAGGAACTGCTCGAACGACTCGCCGATGGCAGCGCCCTCGTGCCACCGTTTCTTCTTTCGCGCCGGAACGCTGCGGCGCCACGGCTGGCCGACGCCCAATGGCTGATCGCGCGCGAGCTCGGCTTCGCGAGCTGGCCCCAGCTCAAGGCCCATGTCGACGCGGTCGACTTCGCCGCGGCGCACCCGGGCTTCGTGGCCGACGACGAAGCCGGCACCCAGCACTGGCGTTGCGGCAACGACATCGCCCACACCCTGCAGCTCGCCGGCTTCCGCGGCGCCTTCCACATGTTCGCGGACCCGCTGTGCATGGGCCCCGTGCCCGAGCAGCCCGAGGCCACCTTCATCGAAACACGCAGCGCCTTCGTCGCCGAAGCCTTCGACCTGCCGCTCGACGATGCACGCGGCCGCATGCGCGGCGAATACGAAGCGCTCGCGCGCCTGCCCGATGCCAGCCGCGCCGTGCTCTGGTGCGAAGCCGATGCCTACGACCAGCTGTTCCTGATCGCCGTGCTCGCGCGGCTCGAGCGCCTGCCCGCGAAGCTCGAGCTGATCGAGATCGATCGCGTGCCCGGCGTCGACCGCTTCATCGGCATCGGCCAGCTCGCACCCGCCGTGCTGGCCTGGCTGTGGCCGCGTCGCAGGCCCATCGATGCGCCCGCGCTCGAACTCGCGCGCAGCGCATGGCACGCCTACAGATCCTCATCGCCCGAGGCCTGGGCCGACATCGCGCACCGCGAGACGCCCGCCCTGCCCTTCCTCGCGCCCGCGTTGCGGCGGCAACTGCAGGAGCTGCCCGCGCTGCGCGACGGCCTCTCGCTGACCGAGCGCCTGGTGCTGCGGACCATCGACGAGCACGGCCGGCTTCTTTTCGGCCAGGTCTACGCGGAACTCAACGAACACCGCGAACCGCTGCCCTTTCTCGGCGACCTGATGTTCCACGCGCTCGTGCGTCCCTTGATCGACGCCGCCGATCCGCTGGTCGTGGAATCCGATGCCCAGCGCGACTGGCCCCAGCGCCCGCTCGAACTCACGACGCTGGGCCGGCGCGTGCTCGCGGGCGAGACGTACTGGATCGACCATGCGAGCCACGAGCGCTGGATCGGCGGCGTGCGCATCGAGCCCCGCAAGGCGCACTGGGCGATCGACGATGCACTGCGCCCCGTGTGGCGCGCCGAGCCTCGCTGA
- a CDS encoding GNAT family N-acetyltransferase — MTTISVRQAVMADLDALAVLFDQYRQFQGQPGDLPAARAFLRERLDHGESVVFLCHDGTVPVGFAQLYPIFSSVSLTRVFILNDLFVVAAGRRKGVGSRLLAAVESYAWSLGAARISLNVARENVSAQQLYERQGWEQDGKYFMYHRFPAAS, encoded by the coding sequence ATGACCACGATCTCCGTCCGCCAGGCCGTGATGGCCGACCTCGATGCACTGGCCGTGCTGTTCGACCAGTACCGCCAGTTCCAGGGCCAGCCCGGCGACCTGCCCGCCGCGCGTGCATTCCTGCGCGAACGTCTCGACCATGGCGAGTCGGTGGTGTTCCTCTGCCACGACGGCACCGTGCCCGTGGGCTTCGCGCAGCTCTACCCGATCTTCTCGTCGGTCTCGCTCACGCGTGTGTTCATCCTCAATGACCTGTTCGTCGTCGCGGCGGGGCGCCGCAAGGGTGTCGGCTCGCGCCTGCTTGCGGCTGTGGAGTCGTATGCGTGGTCGCTGGGGGCTGCGCGCATTTCGTTGAATGTCGCGCGCGAGAACGTGTCGGCGCAGCAGCTCTATGAGCGGCAGGGGTGGGAGCAGGATGGGAAGTACTTCATGTACCACCGGTTTCCTGCGGCGTCGTAG